GCGGATCGCCTCGGCCGGTTGCTTCTTGCTCACCGCGATCAGGGCAACCGAGCCGGCCGGACGACCGGCATGCTCGATCGCCGCCTGAATGCGCGCGAGTACCTGATTGCGATGCTGGGCGATGTCGCTGGGTGTCATGCCGAAAGTTGCTCCTGCAATCGTCGCAACGCCTGACCGCGATGACTGAGACGGTTCTTGGTGTCGGGGTCGAGCTCGGCGGAGCTACGGTCGAGGCTCGGGACCAGGAAGATCGGGTCATAGCCGAAGCCGCTGGTTCCGCGCGGCTCGGACAGGATGCTCCCTTCCCAGGTACCCTGGCAGATCAGCGGCGTCGGATCCTCGGCGTGGCGCAGATAGACCAGCACGCACTGGAAGCGCGCCGTGCGCTCAGCCTCGGGCACGTCCTTGAGATCGGCCAGCAGTTTGCGCAGATTGGCCTCGTCCGTGGCGCCCGGACCGGCATAGCGGGCCGAATAGATGCCGGGCGCGCCGCACAGTGCGTCGACCTCCAGTCCCGAGTCGTCGGCGATGGCCGGCAGCCCACTGTGACGCGCGGCGTTACGCGCCTTGAGGATGGCGTTCTCGACGAAGGTCAGGCCGGTTTCCTCGGCCTCGGGGATGCCGTACTCGCCCTGAGGGCGGATGTGGACATGGCATTCGGCCAGCAGACGTTCGATCTCGCGAACCTTGCCGGCGTTGTTGCTGGCCAGAACGATGGCCTCACCGCTGTGCGATCGGGTCATGCGGCTCGATCCTCCAGCGCGGCACGCTGCGCGGCCTGGATGGAGCGGATACCGGCGGCGCCCAGCTCCAGCAGGGCATCGAGTTCGGCGCGGGTGAAGGGATGGCCCTCGGCGGTGCCCTGGACCTCGATGAAGCGCCCCTCACCGTCCATCACCAGATTCATGTCGGTCTCGGCGGACGAGTCCTCGGCATAGTCGAGGTCGAGCACGGGTGTGCCTTGGTAGATACCGACCGAGACGGCAGCGATCTGGGTCTTGATCGGGTCGGCCGTCAACTGGCCACTGGCCAGCAGGTGGTCGATGGCCTCGCGCAGCGCAACCCAGGCGCCGGTAATAGCGGCGGTGCGGGTGCCGCCATCGGCCTGGAGCACGTCGCAGTCGAGCGTGATGGTGCGCTCACCGAGTGCGTTCAGATACACGGCGGCCCGCAGCGCGCGCCCGATCAGCCGCTGGATCTCCAGAGTGCGGCCGCCCTGCTTGCCGCGCGCGGCCTCACGCGGCATGCGCTCGCCGGTCGAGCGCGGCAGCATCCCATATTCGGCCGTAATCCAGCCCTGACCCTTGCCTTTGAGAAAGGGCGGCACGCGC
The sequence above is drawn from the Allochromatium vinosum DSM 180 genome and encodes:
- a CDS encoding XTP/dITP diphosphatase, which produces MTRSHSGEAIVLASNNAGKVREIERLLAECHVHIRPQGEYGIPEAEETGLTFVENAILKARNAARHSGLPAIADDSGLEVDALCGAPGIYSARYAGPGATDEANLRKLLADLKDVPEAERTARFQCVLVYLRHAEDPTPLICQGTWEGSILSEPRGTSGFGYDPIFLVPSLDRSSAELDPDTKNRLSHRGQALRRLQEQLSA
- the rph gene encoding ribonuclease PH, which encodes MRPSQRRPDEARPICFTRGFTRHAEGSVLVEFGDTRVLCTASVEPRVPPFLKGKGQGWITAEYGMLPRSTGERMPREAARGKQGGRTLEIQRLIGRALRAAVYLNALGERTITLDCDVLQADGGTRTAAITGAWVALREAIDHLLASGQLTADPIKTQIAAVSVGIYQGTPVLDLDYAEDSSAETDMNLVMDGEGRFIEVQGTAEGHPFTRAELDALLELGAAGIRSIQAAQRAALEDRAA